CGAGCAGGCAGTCGCGGTCGGCCAGCTTTTTTACGAAGCAAATCAGCTCCGCGGAGCCGGCAAATATGCCGAGGCCGCCGTCGTCGGGAAGCGAACCTTGGCCGCGTTTCGCGCGGCGATTCCGGTGACCAACGAAAACACATTGATCGTGGTTGTGTGGTTGGCCGAAATTCATGAGCTCGCCGAAGAATGGCCGGAGGCCGAGGATCTGCGCGAGGAAATTTTACGATGGCTCAAGCAACATCGAGGGGCCGAGCATTGGCAAACGACCGATGCTCGACTCGGCTTGGAATATCTGCACAAGCTTCGCTCTCTCACGGCGCGCGAACGACAGGAGCTCCATTACGCGACCCGCATCGGTTTGCAATACGAACTGGAAAACCTGACCGTCACGCTGGCGAAAGCGGAGCAGGTGCGCGAGATTCGCAAGCGGATTCTCGGCGAGAAGCACTCGTTGTATGCGACGAGCCTGAACAATTTGGCTTTGCTGCACTTTCTCTTAGGCAACTTACCGCTTGCCGAACCGCTGTACCTCGAAGCGCGTGAAATCTATCGGCAGCTCGTCGGTGAGAATCATCCCGCATATGCACAAACGCTGCACAATCTGGCTGGTCTCTACGAAACCATGGGAGACTACGCTCGAGCCGAGCCGTTGTATCTGCGCGCGTGCGAGATCAAGAAACGCACGCTGGGTGAAAATCATCAGGAATACGCGCGCAGCGTGATCGCGCTGGCGGCGATGTATTTCAGCGTCGGCGACATCGGGCGCGCGGAGTCGCTCGGCGTCGAGGCGCGCGACGTCTTTCGCCGCACGACGAGCAACCTCTCGCCCGATTATGCGCAGAGCCAGTATTTTCTCGGAATGCTTTCCTATTGTCGCGGAGAATACGCTAAAGCGGAGCCGATGTTCATCGAGTCTCGCGACATCCGGAAGCACACGCTCGGCGGACTCGATCCGAACTACGCGCGCAGCATAGCCGCTCTCGGGGCGCTGTATTACAGCCGCGGCGACTACGCTCGCTGCGAAGCGCTCTATCTCGAAGCCCGCGAGATTCGCAAGGTCGCGCTCAGCGAGCGGCACCCGGAATATGCGTTGAATGTGAACTTGCTCGCGTTTCTCTATGCGACCATCGGCGAGCCGGCGAAGGCCGACCCTCTCTATCGAGAGGCACTCGCCATCTCGCGCCGTTCTTTGGAAACGACCGCCGCGATCCAATCGGAGCGGCAACAACTGGCGATGGGTCAGAGCCTGCGCTATCAGCTCGACAACTACGTTTCGCTCGGGGTGAACTCGGGCCGGTTCGCGCGAAACATCTTCGGCAACGTACTCACTTGGAAAGGAGCGACGTTGGTGCGGCAGCGCGGAATGCGGCTCGCGGCCGATGATCCCACGATCGCCGAGCATTTCGCGAAGCTGCAAGCCACGACCGGGCAACTCTCGTCGTTGAGTCGGGCCTATCCGGAAACGGCCGAGCGGCAGGTCGGGTGGCGCGAGAGGATCGTCGAACTCTCGGCCGAGAAGGAGCGGCTGGAAGCGGAACTCAGCGCCAAGAGCGCCGCGTTTCGCTTAGCGACGAACGAGGTGACGCTCGACGATCTCTTGGCGGCGTTGCCGCCGGATACCGTGCTCGTCGATTTCTTGGAATTCACGCGTAGCACACCGCCGCGCGAAAAAGACAAGCCGCCGACTTACGAACGGCAATGGGTAGCCTTCACGGTACGCCATGCGGAACATCCCGACGGTCAAGTGACGATGCACGCGCTTGGCCCCGCCGAGCCGATCGCCTCGGCGATCGATGCTTGGCGCAAAGCGTTCGGCATGGATCCAGCAGGGATGCAGGCCGGCAATCGATTGCGCACCGTGATCTGGGAACCGTTGCTGAAATCGATCGCCGGCGCGAAGACGATTCTCGTTTCGACCGACGGCGCGCTGGGCCGGTTGCCGCTCGGCGCTCTGCCGGGCCGTGAGCCCGGCAAGTATCTCTTGGAAGAACATCGCCTCGCAATGCTGCCGGTGCCGCAACTGTTGCCGACGTTGGTCAACGCCGCGGGAAAGCGGAAGCTGTCGCAAGAGCTCTTGCTGCTCGGCGATGTCGACTACGATGCGGCTTCCGGGCCTGGTGCGGCTCCCGCGAAGAAGAAGCAGCCCCGTCGCCCCGGCGAGAATCGGGCCCCGGCCGACGGACGATTGTTCGATCCGCTCGCCAACACCGCCGGCGAGATCGCGGCGATCCAAACGCTTTACGCCGGCTTGTTCGAAACGAAGGTCGACGATCCTCGCACGCTCGTGCGACAAGAAGCCGGGGAAGGCCGCTTCCGCGCGCTTGCGCCTCGCTATCGGCATCTGCACCTTGCGACCCACGGCTTTTTCGCCGGCGCCGAACATGCCTCGATCGCGCAAGCAGCCGACACGCGCACCGGGCGCGACCGCGCGATGCTCGGCAGTCGCGAGACGCCGCTCGTAGGGAACAATCCGGGCATTCTCTCGGGCCTCGCACTCGCAGGGGCGAATCGAGAACCGACTTCGGACGGCGACGATGGAATTCTCACGGCGCAAGAAATCGGCGTGCTCGACTTGAGCGGCGTCGATACCGTCGTGCTGAGCGCTTGCGATACCGGTCTCGGCGAAACGGCCGGCGGCGAAGGGTTGCTCGGCGTGCAGCGCGCGTTTCAGATCGCCGGCGCGCGCACGACCGTCGCGAGCTTTTGGAAGGTCGACGATCTCGTGACCCGACTCTTGATGGAACGCTTCTACCGCAACCTCTGGGACAAAGAGATGCCGCGCCTCGACGCTCTTCGCGAAGCGCAGCTCTACATTCTCAATCATCCCGAAGCGCTGCGGGGAAGCGATGCTCCCGAGGAAACGAACCTCCGCGCGAGCCCGCGTTATTGGGCGGCGTTCACGCTATCGGGCGATTGGCGGTAGGCGCGACCGTCGTTCGAACACCGACTTGCCCAAGCGGGATCGCCGCTAATTGGTGCGCTGCTCGACTCTGCATTTCGGCAAAGCGTTCTGCAGCGATTGCATGCCGTTCGAGGTCGCTTGGACGCCGACTCGAACGCTGGTCAGGTTCGGCAATTTCTCCAGGAGGCGCAGCGGCGCGTCCGACGTGTTCGTCAGCGTCAGATCGATCGTGACCAGTTTCTCTAGGTCCTGAAGCTTTCTCAAGCCGCGATCCGTGATCTGGGTTCGCGCGATCGTCAGATTACGGAGCGCGCGAAAGCGAAGCAAGTTATCCAATCCGGCGTCGTCGAGCGGTGTGTTCGAGAACTGAACGGAGTCGAGTTTCGTGAGCTCGGTGAATTGCGAAAGACCGGCGCCGGTGACCTGCGTTCCGGCAAGATCCAAAGTATGGAGATTCGTGCAATCCTTAAGTTGAGCTAAGCCTGCGTCGGTGATGCGGGCATCGTTGAGCGACAACAATCGAAGCTCCGGGAGCCCCCGCAAGGAGACGATGATTTCGTCCGTGAGATGAGGCATGCCCGTCAGATTCAATTGATGGATGCTCATCCCTTGCAAGGGGACCAAGCCTTGATTGCTGATCGAGGTGCCGTTGAGCAACAGCACCCGCAACTCTTTCA
This Planctomycetia bacterium DNA region includes the following protein-coding sequences:
- a CDS encoding CHAT domain-containing protein — its product is MSRPAQMLRFILNQVGRLAACWLVCAPIASAQIASAQSTQTPAPAPANPGVNEQAVAVGQLFYEANQLRGAGKYAEAAVVGKRTLAAFRAAIPVTNENTLIVVVWLAEIHELAEEWPEAEDLREEILRWLKQHRGAEHWQTTDARLGLEYLHKLRSLTARERQELHYATRIGLQYELENLTVTLAKAEQVREIRKRILGEKHSLYATSLNNLALLHFLLGNLPLAEPLYLEAREIYRQLVGENHPAYAQTLHNLAGLYETMGDYARAEPLYLRACEIKKRTLGENHQEYARSVIALAAMYFSVGDIGRAESLGVEARDVFRRTTSNLSPDYAQSQYFLGMLSYCRGEYAKAEPMFIESRDIRKHTLGGLDPNYARSIAALGALYYSRGDYARCEALYLEAREIRKVALSERHPEYALNVNLLAFLYATIGEPAKADPLYREALAISRRSLETTAAIQSERQQLAMGQSLRYQLDNYVSLGVNSGRFARNIFGNVLTWKGATLVRQRGMRLAADDPTIAEHFAKLQATTGQLSSLSRAYPETAERQVGWRERIVELSAEKERLEAELSAKSAAFRLATNEVTLDDLLAALPPDTVLVDFLEFTRSTPPREKDKPPTYERQWVAFTVRHAEHPDGQVTMHALGPAEPIASAIDAWRKAFGMDPAGMQAGNRLRTVIWEPLLKSIAGAKTILVSTDGALGRLPLGALPGREPGKYLLEEHRLAMLPVPQLLPTLVNAAGKRKLSQELLLLGDVDYDAASGPGAAPAKKKQPRRPGENRAPADGRLFDPLANTAGEIAAIQTLYAGLFETKVDDPRTLVRQEAGEGRFRALAPRYRHLHLATHGFFAGAEHASIAQAADTRTGRDRAMLGSRETPLVGNNPGILSGLALAGANREPTSDGDDGILTAQEIGVLDLSGVDTVVLSACDTGLGETAGGEGLLGVQRAFQIAGARTTVASFWKVDDLVTRLLMERFYRNLWDKEMPRLDALREAQLYILNHPEALRGSDAPEETNLRASPRYWAAFTLSGDWR